One part of the Arabidopsis thaliana chromosome 4, partial sequence genome encodes these proteins:
- a CDS encoding antitermination NusB domain-containing protein (antitermination NusB domain-containing protein; FUNCTIONS IN: RNA binding; INVOLVED IN: regulation of transcription, DNA-dependent; LOCATED IN: chloroplast; EXPRESSED IN: 20 plant structures; EXPRESSED DURING: 13 growth stages; Has 35333 Blast hits to 34131 proteins in 2444 species: Archae - 798; Bacteria - 22429; Metazoa - 974; Fungi - 991; Plants - 531; Viruses - 0; Other Eukaryotes - 9610 (source: NCBI BLink).): MEGTFSPLCLRSSSNLCYFSSNVSPDSHRSIGFTLVDSLRPTNLVSLRTGNKRSSSSSLRLFLSPTRSALRTPTISAEEVKDVPMPKIDKSGRLSSPRAARELALVILYAACLEGSDPIRLFEKRINARREPGYEFDKSSLLEYNHMSFGGPPVKTETKEEEDELVRHDEKESKIGRSLILKISFLFCFTHIWQRDSCLDGLMGISHLVTCELLFILLFLQKPKCFQLPQSWCTANLFYGLQRNSWLR; the protein is encoded by the exons ATGGAGGGAACCTTCTCGCCGCTTTGCTTACGTTCTTCTTCGAACCTCTGTTACTTCTCCAGTAATGTTTCACCAGATTCTCACCGTTCTATAGGATTTACATTGGTTGATTCGCTCCGGCCAACGAACTTGGTTTCCCTGCGAACGGGAAATAAACGTTCGTCATCGTCTTCACTACGGCTATTTCTCTCTCCGACTAGAAGCGCTCTCCGTACGCCGACTATTTCCGCGGAGGAGGTGAAAGATGTCCCGATGCCGAAGATTGATAAGAGCGGCCGATTAAGCAGTCCTCGAGCCGCACGCGAGCTCGCTCT TGTAATACTTTATGCCGCATGCTTAGAAGGCTCTGACCCAATTCGTCTCTTTGAGAAGAGAATAAACGCAAGAAGAG AGCCTGGATACGAGTTTGACAAGAGTTCTTTGTTGGAATACAACCACATGAGCTTTGGAGGACCCCCAgttaaaacagaaacaaaagaagaagaagatgagcttGTGCGCCATGATGAAAAAGAATCGAAAATCGGTAGGTCTCTTATTCTTAAAATAAGTTTTCTCTTCTGCTTTACTCATATATGGCAAAGAGACTCTTGTTTGGATGGGCTCATGGGAATTTCCCATCTTGTAACATGTGAACTGTTGTTTATTCTCCTTTTCCTGCAGAAGCCGAAGTGCTTTCAGCTCCCCCAAAGCTGGTGTACAGCAAACTTGTTTTACG GTTTGCAAAGAAACTCTTGGCTGCGGTAG